The following proteins are encoded in a genomic region of Streptomyces sp. NBC_01723:
- a CDS encoding TMEM175 family protein, with protein MWKSTPVGGPERVVALADGVFAIAITLLVLDFSVPRGLDPAAYRDALRELVPNLGAYALSVVVLGLFWRDHRRIFRFVERVDGQVITLSLLGLGVAALVPFPTTLISEYGHEPASVAIYAAAVASLGASHLALVALLAARPWLRGDTVPEEGFLIYGLDLAASVVVFALSVPLALAIGPAAMWGWLVLPPVKAMIGRWAVRASHPPAVSREPRE; from the coding sequence ATGTGGAAATCGACTCCGGTCGGCGGACCCGAGCGGGTGGTGGCGCTGGCCGACGGCGTCTTCGCGATCGCCATCACCCTGCTCGTCCTCGACTTCTCCGTGCCCCGCGGCCTCGACCCGGCGGCGTACCGCGACGCACTGCGGGAACTGGTGCCCAACCTGGGGGCGTACGCGCTGAGCGTGGTCGTGCTCGGTCTGTTCTGGCGCGACCACCGCCGCATCTTCCGCTTCGTCGAGCGGGTCGACGGCCAGGTGATCACGCTGTCGCTGCTCGGCCTCGGCGTCGCCGCCCTCGTGCCCTTCCCCACCACGCTCATCTCCGAGTACGGCCACGAGCCGGCCTCCGTCGCCATCTACGCGGCGGCGGTGGCCTCCCTGGGCGCCTCGCACCTCGCCCTGGTCGCGCTACTGGCCGCCCGGCCCTGGCTGCGCGGCGACACCGTCCCCGAGGAGGGCTTCCTGATCTACGGTCTGGATCTCGCCGCGTCGGTCGTGGTGTTCGCGCTCAGCGTCCCGCTCGCCCTCGCGATCGGCCCCGCGGCCATGTGGGGCTGGCTCGTCCTGCCCCCGGTGAAGGCCATGATCGGCAGGTGGGCGGTGCGGGCGAGTCACCCGCCCGCGGTCAGCCGGGAACCTCGGGAGTGA
- a CDS encoding 4-carboxy-4-hydroxy-2-oxoadipate aldolase/oxaloacetate decarboxylase → MSGVVVTNPPKANAADVAALAGYGVATVSEAMGRTGLLGPELRPVQQGVRIAGTAVTVLGWPGDNLMIHAAVEQCGEGDVLVVTTTSPSTDGMFGELFATALQRRGVRGLVINAGIRDTQELREMGFAAWSRAVSAQGTVKATGGSVNVPVAVDGQVVRPGDVIVADDDGVVVVPRERARRTAEASEAREAKEAGARAAFLEGQLGLDRYGLRAKLAQLGVTYQSYEEYTSAAGEPS, encoded by the coding sequence ATGAGCGGCGTCGTCGTCACCAACCCCCCGAAGGCAAACGCCGCCGACGTCGCGGCGCTCGCCGGGTACGGAGTGGCCACGGTCAGCGAGGCGATGGGCCGCACCGGACTGCTCGGGCCGGAACTGCGCCCGGTCCAGCAGGGCGTACGGATCGCCGGCACCGCCGTCACCGTCCTCGGCTGGCCCGGCGACAACCTGATGATCCACGCCGCCGTCGAGCAGTGCGGCGAGGGCGACGTCCTGGTCGTCACCACCACCTCCCCTTCCACCGACGGCATGTTCGGCGAACTGTTCGCCACCGCCCTCCAACGGCGCGGCGTACGCGGCCTGGTGATCAACGCCGGGATCCGCGACACCCAGGAGCTGCGGGAGATGGGCTTCGCCGCATGGTCCCGCGCGGTCAGTGCCCAGGGCACGGTCAAGGCCACCGGGGGCTCCGTCAACGTCCCGGTCGCCGTCGACGGCCAGGTCGTCCGCCCCGGCGACGTGATCGTGGCCGACGACGACGGCGTGGTGGTCGTCCCCCGCGAACGGGCCCGGCGGACCGCCGAGGCGTCCGAGGCCCGCGAGGCGAAGGAGGCCGGTGCCCGCGCCGCCTTCCTCGAAGGCCAACTGGGCCTGGACCGCTACGGACTGCGTGCGAAACTCGCGCAACTCGGCGTGACCTACCAGTCGTACGAGGAGTACACGTCCGCCGCCGGGGAGCCGTCATGA
- a CDS encoding 4-oxalomesaconate tautomerase — MSAPEAVRCTLMRGGTSKGAYFLADDLPAEPAARDALLLRVMGSPDPRQIDGLGGAHPLTSKVAVVSGSADPDADVDYLFLQVAVDAPEVTDRQNCGNILAGVGPFAVERGLVPAGDTETSVRIRMLNTGELAVATFPTPGGRVDPTGTAAISGVPGTAAAVVIEFPQGTGPLLPTGNVRDTVAGTEVTCVDNGMPVVLIPAAALGVGGHETPAELEGDAVLAGRLREIRSAAGRLMGLGDVEGTTVPKLTLLAPPRDGGAVATRTFIPVRCHTSIGVLGAASVAAGLRLPGGVGEGIARLPESGDRVRVEHPTGFLEVDVQVDPGPPVVRRTAVVRTARKIFDGTVFPRSAAAPIPAQRPGGPIDSAAS; from the coding sequence ATGAGCGCCCCCGAGGCGGTGCGCTGCACACTGATGCGCGGCGGCACCTCCAAAGGCGCCTACTTCCTCGCCGACGACCTGCCCGCAGAACCCGCCGCCCGCGACGCCCTGCTGCTGCGGGTCATGGGCAGCCCCGACCCGCGCCAGATCGACGGGCTCGGCGGCGCCCACCCGCTGACCAGCAAGGTCGCCGTGGTCTCCGGCTCGGCCGACCCGGACGCCGACGTCGACTACCTGTTCCTCCAGGTCGCCGTGGACGCGCCCGAGGTCACCGACCGGCAGAACTGCGGCAACATCCTCGCCGGGGTGGGCCCGTTCGCCGTGGAGCGCGGACTCGTCCCGGCCGGGGACACCGAGACGTCCGTACGCATCCGGATGCTCAACACCGGTGAACTCGCCGTCGCGACCTTCCCGACCCCGGGCGGGCGGGTCGACCCCACCGGCACCGCGGCGATATCCGGGGTGCCCGGGACCGCCGCCGCGGTCGTCATCGAGTTCCCGCAGGGCACCGGCCCGCTGCTGCCCACGGGCAACGTCCGGGACACCGTCGCCGGCACCGAGGTGACCTGCGTCGACAACGGCATGCCGGTCGTGCTGATCCCGGCCGCCGCGCTCGGGGTCGGCGGCCACGAGACGCCCGCGGAACTGGAGGGGGACGCGGTGCTCGCCGGCCGCCTGCGCGAGATACGGTCGGCCGCCGGGCGCCTGATGGGCCTCGGCGACGTCGAGGGCACCACCGTGCCCAAGCTCACCCTGCTGGCCCCGCCCCGGGACGGCGGCGCGGTAGCCACGCGCACCTTCATCCCCGTGCGCTGCCACACCTCCATCGGCGTCCTCGGCGCGGCGAGCGTCGCCGCGGGCCTGCGGCTGCCCGGCGGGGTGGGGGAGGGGATCGCACGACTCCCCGAATCCGGCGACCGAGTGCGGGTGGAACACCCCACCGGCTTCCTGGAGGTCGACGTCCAGGTCGACCCCGGTCCCCCCGTGGTCCGGCGTACCGCCGTCGTACGGACCGCGCGCAAGATCTTCGACGGCACCGTCTTCCCCCGGTCCGCGGCGGCGCCGATCCCCGCCCAACGCCCTGGAGGGCCCATTGACTCCGCCGCTTCGTGA
- a CDS encoding Gfo/Idh/MocA family protein, protein MRIGILGLGRIGAFHAETLSGLDAVDSLVVADPFADAARAAADRFGAEIAASPEALLAAGVDGVVVAAATDAHPALIVAAVEAGVPVFCEKPVARTMAEGVDVLKAVAGRDVPVQIGFNRRFDAGFTAAREAVLGGELGKLHTVRSTTLDPAPPPAAYVAASGGIFRDCSVHDFDIIRWVTGREVTEVYAVGGNRGAEYIREAGDADTTGAVLTLDDGTIAVVSNSRHNARGHDVRMELHGFADSVAVGLEDRLPLRSVEPGVTFPAGTPHDFFMDRFTAAYRAELGAFTEVVAGGRPSPCTIEDALEAGWIAEACTLSLHEHRPVTIAEVRRG, encoded by the coding sequence ATGCGTATCGGAATCCTCGGCCTCGGCCGCATCGGTGCCTTCCACGCCGAGACCCTCTCCGGACTCGACGCCGTCGACTCGCTGGTCGTCGCCGACCCGTTCGCGGACGCCGCGCGGGCCGCCGCCGACCGGTTCGGCGCCGAGATCGCCGCCTCGCCGGAGGCGCTGCTGGCAGCCGGCGTGGACGGTGTGGTGGTCGCCGCGGCGACCGACGCCCACCCCGCGCTGATCGTGGCCGCCGTCGAGGCCGGCGTGCCGGTCTTCTGCGAGAAGCCCGTCGCCCGGACCATGGCGGAGGGCGTCGACGTGCTCAAGGCGGTCGCCGGCCGCGACGTGCCGGTGCAGATCGGCTTCAACCGGCGCTTCGACGCCGGGTTCACCGCCGCCCGGGAGGCGGTGCTGGGGGGCGAGCTGGGCAAGCTGCACACGGTGCGGTCGACCACGCTGGACCCGGCGCCGCCGCCCGCCGCGTACGTCGCCGCCTCCGGGGGCATCTTCCGGGACTGCTCGGTGCACGACTTCGACATCATCCGGTGGGTGACCGGCCGCGAGGTGACCGAGGTGTACGCCGTCGGCGGCAATCGGGGTGCCGAGTACATCAGGGAGGCGGGCGACGCCGACACCACCGGCGCGGTCCTCACCCTGGACGACGGCACGATCGCCGTGGTCTCCAACAGCCGTCACAACGCGCGTGGGCACGACGTCCGCATGGAGCTCCACGGCTTCGCCGACTCCGTCGCCGTCGGCCTGGAGGACAGGCTGCCGCTGCGGTCCGTCGAGCCCGGCGTGACCTTCCCGGCGGGCACGCCGCACGACTTCTTCATGGACCGGTTCACCGCCGCCTACCGCGCCGAACTCGGCGCGTTCACCGAGGTCGTCGCGGGTGGGCGGCCCTCGCCCTGCACGATCGAGGACGCGCTGGAGGCCGGCTGGATCGCCGAGGCGTGCACCCTGTCGCTGCACGAGCACCGCCCCGTGACCATCGCGGAGGTGCGGCGCGGCTGA
- a CDS encoding bile acid:sodium symporter family protein has translation MRTERPEQASTDVTADRSARRAVTVFPILVLVAGALGLLLPGGFTGWSEAVPYLLGVVMFCMGITMTPEDFHGVAKRPWAVALGLVAHYVIMPGLGWAVAHLLDLPPQLAAGVILVGCAPSGTASNVVTYLARGDVALSVSVATVSTLVAPLVTPPLTLLLAGEYLPVDAGSMVTDILKTVLLPVLAGVVVRLLAGRYVQRALPALPWLSALTIAVIVAVVVAGSADAIKSAAGLVFVAVVLHNGLGLALGYGAGRLGRLGEPASRAMAFEVGMQNSGLAASLATAHFSPLAALPAAVFSVWHNISGALTAAWLSRRGR, from the coding sequence GTGCGAACCGAACGACCCGAACAGGCCAGTACCGACGTCACCGCCGACCGCTCCGCGCGGCGGGCCGTGACCGTCTTCCCGATCCTCGTCCTCGTGGCCGGCGCGCTCGGCCTGCTGCTCCCCGGAGGTTTCACCGGGTGGAGCGAGGCCGTGCCGTACCTGCTGGGCGTCGTGATGTTCTGCATGGGCATCACCATGACCCCGGAGGACTTCCACGGGGTCGCCAAGCGTCCCTGGGCGGTGGCGCTGGGGCTGGTCGCGCACTACGTCATCATGCCCGGGCTCGGCTGGGCCGTGGCCCACCTGCTCGACCTCCCCCCGCAGCTCGCGGCCGGCGTGATCCTGGTCGGCTGCGCGCCCAGCGGCACGGCCTCCAACGTGGTGACGTACCTCGCTCGCGGTGACGTCGCCCTCTCCGTCTCCGTCGCCACCGTCTCGACGCTGGTCGCGCCGCTGGTCACCCCGCCGCTGACGCTGCTGCTGGCCGGCGAGTACCTTCCGGTGGACGCCGGGTCCATGGTCACCGACATCCTCAAGACGGTCCTGCTGCCGGTCCTCGCGGGCGTCGTCGTGCGGCTGCTCGCGGGGCGGTACGTGCAGCGGGCGCTGCCGGCGCTGCCCTGGCTGTCGGCGCTGACGATCGCCGTGATCGTCGCGGTGGTCGTGGCGGGCAGCGCGGACGCCATCAAGTCGGCCGCCGGGCTGGTGTTCGTCGCGGTGGTCCTGCACAACGGCCTCGGCCTGGCGCTCGGTTACGGAGCGGGCCGCCTCGGCCGCCTCGGTGAGCCCGCCAGCCGGGCGATGGCCTTCGAGGTGGGCATGCAGAACTCCGGCCTCGCGGCATCCCTGGCCACGGCCCACTTCAGCCCCCTGGCGGCCCTCCCCGCGGCGGTCTTCTCCGTCTGGCACAACATCTCCGGTGCCCTGACGGCCGCGTGGCTGTCACGCCGGGGGCGATAG
- a CDS encoding GntR family transcriptional regulator, translating into MPNQARPGTGEQAKQLALGQLRQAILRGDMAPAQRLVENELAEQFGVTRASIRAALIDLEAQGLVERIRNRGSRVRVVTVEEAVAITECRLVLEGLCAAKAAAAVDDGQLAQLKELGSAMRRAVAAGEPLTYSDLNHELHARIREFSGQHTAVELLERLNAQLVRHRFQLALRPGRPQQSLNEHLAMIEAIEARDPQAAEAAVRAHLTSVIEALRD; encoded by the coding sequence ATGCCGAACCAAGCCCGTCCGGGCACCGGGGAGCAGGCCAAACAGCTTGCGCTCGGCCAGCTGCGGCAGGCGATCCTGCGCGGCGACATGGCACCCGCGCAGCGGCTGGTGGAGAACGAACTCGCCGAGCAGTTCGGTGTGACCCGGGCCAGTATCCGGGCCGCGCTGATCGACCTGGAGGCCCAGGGGCTCGTCGAGCGCATCCGCAACCGCGGTTCACGCGTACGGGTGGTGACCGTGGAGGAGGCGGTCGCCATCACCGAATGCCGCCTGGTCCTCGAAGGGCTCTGCGCGGCCAAGGCCGCCGCGGCCGTCGACGACGGGCAACTCGCCCAGCTGAAGGAGCTGGGTTCGGCGATGCGCAGGGCCGTGGCCGCGGGCGAACCGCTGACCTACTCGGATCTCAACCACGAACTCCACGCCAGGATCCGGGAGTTCTCCGGCCAGCACACGGCGGTGGAACTGCTGGAACGGCTCAACGCCCAACTGGTGCGCCACCGCTTCCAGCTGGCGCTGCGCCCCGGGCGCCCACAGCAATCCCTGAACGAGCACCTGGCCATGATCGAGGCGATCGAGGCCAGGGACCCCCAGGCCGCCGAGGCGGCCGTCCGGGCCCACCTCACCAGTGTGATCGAGGCGTTGCGCGACTGA
- a CDS encoding cupin domain-containing protein produces the protein MTHSFVVHVPDAELEPEPLSPDQIVSGAPEVTGKVVWESADGRQVRGIWQITPGVVTDTEADELFVVLSGSATIEVAGGPTLRVGPGDLAVLREGDRTTWTVHETLRKAYAINLGGS, from the coding sequence ATGACCCACAGCTTCGTCGTCCACGTGCCCGACGCGGAACTCGAACCCGAGCCGCTCTCCCCCGACCAGATCGTGTCCGGTGCCCCCGAGGTGACGGGCAAGGTGGTCTGGGAGTCGGCGGACGGCAGGCAGGTGCGGGGCATCTGGCAGATCACACCGGGCGTGGTCACCGACACCGAGGCGGACGAGCTGTTCGTCGTGCTCAGCGGCTCGGCCACCATCGAGGTCGCGGGCGGCCCGACGCTGAGGGTCGGGCCCGGCGACCTGGCCGTGCTGCGCGAGGGCGACCGCACGACGTGGACGGTGCACGAGACGCTGCGCAAGGCGTACGCGATCAACCTCGGCGGCTCCTGA
- a CDS encoding Gfo/Idh/MocA family protein has protein sequence MVDALGVAVVGFGWMGRVHTQAYARVRHHYPRLALRPELVAVAEEVPGRAEEAAEQFGFASTTRDWREVAADPRVGAVSITAPNFLHREIAVAMAEAGKHIWIEKPVGLTTGDARAVADAVAAAGVQGAVGFNYRNAPAVEAARDLIATGGIGTVTHVRIRLFSDYAAHPESALTWRYERERGGSGVLGDLASHGADLARFLLGDIASVTADTAIFLPERARPTAATAGHSRAAGGELGPVENEDYVNCLLRFASGARGVLEACRVSVGEQNNYGFEVHGTTGAVFWDFRRMNELGVSRGTGYQDQPVSTVYVGPGHGEFAAFQPGAANAMGYDDLKVVEAYRFLRSVAEGVPHGAGLPDAVHSAAVVEAMARSALSGGWVTPEVPG, from the coding sequence ATGGTCGACGCACTCGGGGTCGCCGTCGTCGGTTTCGGCTGGATGGGCCGGGTGCACACCCAGGCGTACGCCCGTGTCCGGCACCACTACCCGCGGCTCGCCCTGCGGCCGGAGCTGGTGGCCGTCGCGGAGGAGGTGCCGGGGCGGGCCGAGGAGGCCGCCGAGCAGTTCGGGTTCGCGTCGACGACCCGTGACTGGCGGGAGGTGGCCGCCGACCCGCGCGTGGGCGCGGTCAGCATCACCGCGCCGAACTTCCTGCACCGCGAGATCGCCGTGGCGATGGCGGAGGCCGGCAAGCACATCTGGATCGAGAAGCCGGTCGGCCTGACCACCGGCGACGCCCGCGCGGTCGCGGACGCGGTCGCCGCGGCGGGCGTCCAGGGCGCGGTCGGCTTCAACTACCGCAACGCGCCCGCAGTGGAGGCCGCCCGCGACCTCATCGCCACCGGCGGGATCGGCACCGTCACGCACGTCCGCATCCGCCTCTTCAGCGACTACGCCGCCCATCCCGAGTCCGCGCTCACCTGGCGCTACGAGCGTGAGCGCGGCGGCAGCGGGGTGCTCGGCGACCTGGCCTCGCACGGCGCCGACCTGGCCCGTTTCCTGCTCGGCGACATCGCGTCCGTGACCGCGGACACGGCGATCTTCCTGCCCGAGCGGGCCCGGCCCACCGCCGCGACGGCGGGTCACTCACGGGCCGCGGGCGGCGAGTTGGGGCCGGTCGAGAACGAGGACTACGTCAACTGCCTGCTGCGCTTCGCGTCCGGCGCCCGGGGTGTCCTGGAGGCCTGCCGGGTCTCGGTCGGGGAGCAGAACAACTACGGCTTCGAGGTGCACGGCACCACGGGCGCGGTGTTCTGGGACTTCCGCCGCATGAACGAGCTGGGCGTCAGCCGGGGCACGGGGTACCAGGACCAGCCGGTCTCCACGGTGTACGTCGGGCCCGGGCACGGCGAGTTCGCCGCCTTCCAGCCGGGTGCCGCGAACGCCATGGGCTACGACGACCTCAAGGTGGTGGAGGCGTACCGCTTCCTGCGCTCGGTCGCGGAGGGCGTGCCGCACGGCGCCGGCCTGCCGGACGCCGTGCACAGCGCCGCCGTAGTGGAGGCGATGGCGCGGTCGGCGCTGAGCGGCGGCTGGGTCACTCCCGAGGTTCCCGGCTGA
- a CDS encoding LacI family DNA-binding transcriptional regulator yields the protein MGHPFPIREIARQAGLSEATVDRVLNGRGGVRASTADEVRRAIADLDRQRTQVRLVGRTFMIDIVMQSPERFSTAVRAALEAELPSLHPAVVRSRFHFRETGPAGGLTAVLDRIARRGSQGVILKAPDVPEVAAAVGRLTAAGVPVVTLVTDLPAASRLGYVGIDNRAAGATAAHLTGQWLGDRPGNVLTSLSSGFFRNEEEREMGFRAVMRARHPERALVEIAGGQGLDATQYDLVRAALERDPEIRAVYSIGGGNIATLRAFADLGRTCAVFVAHDLDQDNTRLLREHRLSAVLHHDLRQDLREACRTVMRAHGALPPAGPSLPSAIQVVTPYNMPPGTAAV from the coding sequence ATGGGCCATCCCTTCCCGATCAGGGAGATCGCACGTCAGGCGGGGCTGAGCGAGGCCACGGTCGACCGGGTGCTCAACGGGCGCGGCGGGGTGCGTGCGTCCACGGCGGACGAGGTGCGCCGGGCCATCGCCGACCTGGACCGGCAGCGCACCCAGGTCCGGCTGGTCGGCCGCACCTTCATGATCGACATAGTGATGCAGTCCCCCGAGCGCTTCTCGACCGCCGTGCGCGCCGCGCTGGAGGCCGAACTGCCCTCCCTGCACCCCGCCGTCGTGCGCTCGCGCTTCCACTTCCGTGAGACCGGCCCGGCCGGCGGGCTGACCGCCGTCCTGGACCGGATCGCCCGGCGCGGCTCGCAGGGGGTGATCCTCAAGGCGCCGGACGTCCCCGAGGTCGCCGCCGCGGTGGGCCGCCTGACCGCGGCGGGGGTCCCCGTCGTGACCCTGGTGACGGACCTGCCCGCCGCCTCCCGGCTCGGCTACGTGGGCATCGACAACCGAGCGGCGGGCGCGACCGCCGCCCATCTGACGGGCCAGTGGCTAGGCGACCGTCCCGGCAACGTCCTCACCAGTCTCAGCAGCGGCTTCTTCCGCAACGAGGAGGAGCGCGAGATGGGCTTCCGCGCCGTCATGCGCGCCCGGCACCCCGAGCGCGCCCTCGTGGAGATCGCCGGGGGCCAGGGACTGGACGCCACCCAGTACGACCTGGTCCGGGCCGCGCTGGAACGCGATCCGGAGATCCGCGCGGTCTACTCGATCGGCGGCGGAAACATCGCCACCCTGCGGGCCTTCGCCGACCTGGGCCGCACCTGCGCGGTGTTCGTCGCCCACGACCTCGACCAGGACAACACCCGCCTGCTGCGCGAGCACCGCCTGTCCGCCGTACTCCACCACGACCTGCGGCAGGACCTCCGGGAGGCCTGCCGCACGGTGATGCGGGCCCACGGCGCACTGCCGCCCGCGGGCCCGTCCCTGCCCTCCGCGATCCAGGTGGTCACCCCCTACAACATGCCGCCCGGCACCGCGGCCGTGTGA
- a CDS encoding FadR/GntR family transcriptional regulator, protein MNGVQGEAEMAGHFLTTQQRVVDELGRHIVEGAWEPGDPLPVEDALAADIGVSRGVLREAVKALVAKGMLSVRPRTGTRVLPPEHWNHLDRDVLRWKQAGDATALLRDTGELRRIVEPEAARLAADRAGPDDVRVLYESLASMEAAAAAPGRRGYVEADIAFHRALLDAGGNRLLGSLGRAVEIALEHSFLISTQTPGAVEGSLPGHRAVVQAVEARDPAAASDAVLALIDAAEQEIAQSPGLPRGTPGEAV, encoded by the coding sequence ATGAATGGCGTCCAGGGGGAGGCGGAGATGGCGGGGCATTTCCTGACCACGCAGCAGCGCGTGGTCGACGAACTCGGACGGCACATCGTGGAGGGCGCGTGGGAGCCGGGGGATCCGCTGCCTGTCGAGGACGCGCTCGCGGCCGATATCGGCGTCAGCCGAGGGGTGTTGCGGGAGGCGGTGAAAGCACTGGTCGCCAAGGGCATGCTGAGCGTGCGTCCGCGCACCGGCACGCGCGTGCTGCCGCCGGAGCACTGGAACCACCTGGACCGTGACGTGCTGCGCTGGAAACAAGCCGGGGACGCCACAGCTCTCCTGCGCGACACGGGTGAACTGCGTCGGATCGTCGAGCCGGAGGCCGCCCGGCTCGCCGCCGACCGGGCGGGCCCCGACGACGTACGCGTGCTGTACGAGTCCCTGGCGTCCATGGAGGCAGCGGCGGCGGCTCCCGGCCGCCGCGGGTACGTCGAGGCGGACATCGCCTTCCACCGGGCCCTGCTCGACGCCGGCGGCAACCGTCTCCTCGGCTCGCTGGGCCGCGCTGTCGAGATCGCACTGGAACACAGTTTTCTCATCAGCACGCAGACCCCCGGCGCGGTGGAAGGCTCATTGCCGGGTCACCGCGCGGTGGTGCAGGCCGTCGAGGCCCGCGACCCCGCGGCCGCGTCGGATGCCGTCCTGGCTCTGATCGATGCCGCCGAACAGGAGATCGCCCAGTCGCCCGGACTGCCGCGCGGCACCCCGGGCGAGGCCGTCTGA
- a CDS encoding PIG-L deacetylase family protein, whose protein sequence is MTHGNAPAAVPRSTLARSTLVVTAHAGDFVWRAGGAIALAAARGEKVTIACLTFGERGESAKAWREGKTLAEIKALRRDEAERAAAALGAEVRFFDAGDYPLTATPELTDRLVEVYRATQPDVVLTHPAEDPYNGDHPAANRLALQARLLAQAIGYPAEGEIIGAPPVFYFEPHQPEMSGFRPEVLLDITEVWETKREAMECLAAQRHLWDYYTDLAVRRGVQLKRNAGPNLGLAHTTMAEAYMRPYPQIAKELA, encoded by the coding sequence ATGACCCACGGCAACGCGCCCGCCGCCGTCCCCCGTTCGACACTCGCCCGTTCGACCCTCGTCGTCACCGCGCACGCCGGTGACTTCGTGTGGCGGGCGGGCGGCGCCATCGCCCTGGCCGCCGCACGCGGGGAGAAGGTCACCATCGCCTGCCTGACCTTCGGCGAGCGCGGCGAGTCCGCCAAGGCCTGGCGGGAGGGGAAGACGCTGGCGGAGATCAAGGCACTCCGCCGGGACGAGGCCGAGCGGGCCGCCGCCGCCCTCGGCGCCGAGGTCCGCTTCTTCGACGCCGGCGACTACCCGCTGACCGCCACCCCCGAACTGACCGACCGGCTCGTCGAGGTCTACCGAGCCACCCAGCCCGACGTCGTGCTCACCCACCCCGCCGAGGACCCCTACAACGGCGACCACCCGGCCGCCAACCGCCTCGCCCTCCAGGCCCGCCTCCTCGCCCAGGCCATCGGCTACCCGGCCGAGGGCGAGATCATCGGTGCCCCGCCCGTCTTCTACTTCGAGCCCCACCAGCCCGAGATGAGCGGCTTCCGGCCCGAGGTGCTGCTCGACATCACCGAGGTGTGGGAGACCAAGCGCGAGGCCATGGAGTGCCTCGCCGCCCAGCGGCACCTGTGGGACTACTACACCGACCTCGCCGTCCGCCGCGGTGTCCAGCTCAAGCGCAACGCGGGCCCCAACCTGGGACTCGCCCACACGACCATGGCCGAGGCGTACATGCGCCCCTACCCGCAGATCGCGAAGGAGCTGGCATGA